The DNA segment TGTTGCATGCTTCCCTCGCTTTTTGTCTTTATCCTCACATTTGGTTATCTCAGTCTTCGCACAACGATGTTTTGGTTTGCCACCTGTAtttgagagagagtttgtgttcAAAACGGCCAAGTGAGCCTTATCTAAAACTGTGGTTCCCAACTGGTGTGCCCCAGAGGCGTGGCTATATATTAGGGATCAGGAACACAGGGCACAAGACCCGGGGGCCAACGTCTTCAGAGCAACAACAGGTTCTGAAAAATGtcattcttattatttattattatgttatctcAATTAAATCTGCCCAGCTGGGGGCCTAACAGACTAGGCTCTGAGCTTCCATCCAGTTCTACTAATGTTCTACTAATTAATGAGTCTTTTTCAGCATTTTCTGTTTTTAGAATTGGAGCAATACGATCTATAGGGCCTATACTTGGAACATAAATACAACATAGagggttttaactaatgctattatttacaattatattgtatttatttgagaatttaatgtttatttttgaaAGACTCTGGCGGCATTGTATTGCTTCATTAACATGACTTTCTCTTGCAGAAGACTACCAACTGCAGAAGTGTGCCGTTGGTAGTGCCCATATCGTAATGCTTctttgaatatttaaaaaagtagAAATGTACATATGAAAATCATTTATCGTAGGCTTATCTTATTCTCCTATGTAATTCTCCAACTTCGGCCAACGTTGAGCCTAAATTAAAACTTGAAACACCTTTCCTCATTTTCACTGGTGATTGCCGTCAATTGGAAACATTCTCATGTTGTGAAAAGTGATAGATCGTATAAACAATGGTAACAAAAatgctttatttgtaattttgtCATTTCTCCTATGAAAAGcataatcatttaaaacaaattgacaaCGTATCTATTTTTTCACAAATGATCTGAATAAATATAGCCTAACATTAAACATTGGATCaaaatcataaaataataataagaaaaggTTCAGCCGTGGGTGCAGACAGCAACCATGATACCTTACTTTTGATGAACAATGGAGGACGTTTTGAACAGAGCATTACAGGGATCCTATTCTTTAAGAAAACATCTTCCCACAAATAGTTTGTTACGTTAAGCCCAACGCTCATATTGACCCAACGACCAACCAATAGTAACAAAACAATATTGCCTCTGCGATAACGAAAAACTGAACAAAGGCGGGATAAGCATGTTAGAAATGGCTCAAAATATACATCTTAAAGGGTACCATTTTAAAACCACTCGGACTACGCTGTCCTGTGTAAATACGAGGCAACCAGATATGTTTGAATGTTTGACATTagttttgaattgtgtttggTTTTGAGTGAAGGCAACTGCGATGCCTTTCATAACGGCTGTTTGTCAGTTCATAACTAATGATTTATTCTACATGTTCTCTCCAAGATTTTCACATTGTTGCTGATTGTTTTGGTTCCAAAACATCTCCTTCATTAAAAACAATCATGGCTAGTCAAAAGCCTACTTTGCAGATCCCACGGGTCTCGGGTTCACAGGCGAATAAGCAAACCTGAGGGTTAAAAGACCGGAATCCTCATCCCTTCTTCTAATCccagaataaaacaaaaagcATTGGGGGACAGAATAGAGCTTCTGCTGTCAGCGCCGACATTAAAGTTACATTGACCCATGATCAGCACTGCTATCACAGAGTCTTTCCTCCCAGCCTGTGCTATTTCTTAAGGCAGAAAAACTGAGATGCCGCCATTAATCACAAGGAGGAGGACCGGGTTGGTGATTTAGCGCCTCCTTGTGGAGGAAGTCCATCATCTATTATAAGAACGTCTTTCACGCGGAGTCACAGCTCCTCGTTTGGATACAGTGTTTTCTTGTTTCTCGATCACAGCACACAACTGAGCAAGATATGCAAAACAAGCCATTCGTAAGCGTCGGAAATGTGCAACCAATAATAATGTGGAAACGTCTTCAGGAGGCTACAGATTTTACGTGATCTTGAGTCCCACGCTTTTCTGATCAGGCAGCTTTGAAAGTTGGAAATACAGCTAATAGAAGATTATGTGTGCTTTTTCGTTTTAGCGGCATATTTAGACTTCGCCAACAGTGATCAGATACAGTCTAATGGTAACGCAATTACTGCCTTTCATTTTCCATTCAATATTCCTTTTCAGTGTATACCTCAAAACTGCAGACCTGTCCTACAGAAAGTCGTTCAGTATGGATTCTTGGATGGATTCATTGGAAGATATGACCTTGACTTGAACTATGCTTAAGCCTAGGAGGAGAGTGTGGTCCATGGGATAGTCTTTCGATTTCCTGTTCAGCCCTGAAATACACAGGAAAATACTGTTTATCAATGTCAGGAATTGTTACTTTTTGAATCCATACCGTTTCATTTTACTTGCATAACATATATTTAGCTCACTTAGTAGCATGGATAATTCATGAAAACACCTCATCTAAAAGTCTAAAACCAAATGTTAAATGTCAAAAAATGTCAGCTCCCAACATGATGCATCAAATTGACAATGAAATTGTGGGAGGGAGAAGCAAGCAAAAGGACAGGAGGCTGGAGTTTCAAAATTTAGAAAACATTTTAATGTCACTTTTCCCTAGCTCCACTAGTGGTGGAGGGTTTAAGGGATAAGCATAGACACCAAACACTTAACTTTATTTGATATTTCTTGGGCCTTTTGAGTTTTTAATTTCAGCGGTGAACCAGGGACCAGGCATGTTCAAAATTCTGATAGGGAGGCTTGTATAATGGTgcatcacagtgtgtgtgtgtgtgtgtgtgtgtgtgtgtgtgtgtgtgtgtgtgtgtgtgtgtgtgtgtgtgtgtgtgtgtgtgtgtgtgtgtgtgtgtgtgtgtgtgtgtgtgtgtgtgtgtgtgtgtgtgtgtgtgtgtgtgttacctcagTCCTGAGCCAGCTCAGCCTGTTTGTCAGCCTCAAACTCCCCTTCGTTGTCTTCGTCTCCATTGTAGTCAgccacttcctcctccatctccttgtcTGCGGGGCAAGATTGGTTATTACGGCCCAATAGTGCATGGGGGAAGTACCCCTTTTCTAATTGCATAATTCAAGTACTTCATACTACTACTGTACTATGGGTTAGGACAGCTGAGGTGTAGAGAGGAGGTGGCCATGGCTGTACTCTCACCTGTATTCTCCATCCTCTGATTCTGGGCTTTCTCCAAGTCAACCCCGCCCGGCATTTGTTCATCTGCGTCGTATTCCCCCGGCTCCGTGACCTTCTGACCGACGGCCGCCTCCACCTTGTCCTGTTCAATCAGCATGTCGTCCAGGCCGGGGTCGGCTTCTGGAGACAGCAACAGCTTAATGATTACCTCTTAGAAACGTCCGGTGTTCACCTTGCATTGAAGTGGGGCTTGAAATTGAACAACTGTTTAGATCCTTGCCTTCAATTTCCTCGTCCTTAATATCCATCACCTCCACTGCAGCACCCTCTGTCAGATTACTTCTCTGTGGTTTCAGAGAGGCTGGTCCCTCGTGCTGAGGCGTCgcggcgccctctagtggcggtAAGGTGTTCAGGCGTGCTGCAGCCACACGGACCACCGACTCAGACTCTGGTAGGGGGAGACCCTGGTCTGGGGTCTCTGCTCCGGGGGCCTCCAGGCCTGGGAAACCATTAAGGGCCATGTGAGAATGAGACCTCTAGTTACTGTGCTCATTGTTCCACGGCCAATTATTATTCAGcagtatttagttatttagcgGTCACTTTTATTCAGAGGGACTAACAGCACATTAAGAGGCCGGGCATGAAGGAGCAGGGCGGGGTGAGGCATTGAATAAAGCTGAGAATgaacagttgttgtttttccgtCCTTGTCTATTTTTCACCTTTGTTTACGATGATCTCATTGGTCAGTAGTTCAGAGGCCTCTTTTGCATTGGCTTGGGCAGGGCTGTGGTTCACCACGGGCAGCGTCTTGGTGTCGTCGAGCCCCAGCTTCCCCTCCTCCGCTTGTTTACGtgccttctcttcctctcctgtcgGAGCCACGCCCGTGTCGGCCTGCTGGGGAACCAACGTTACCAGGCATTAAGCACCAGGGAATATTCGTTACCATTTTCATGAATGGATGAGAAAGTGTCTTCTTCAACATGTACTCGATTGGAACTGGGTTATTTTGAAAGAATAAGCCTTTTTCTGCCATGAAGGCTGCCATGCTAAGCCGTATTTGAGAACCCGGCTGTTTGGAGACTATCGGAAGGGAAGAATTGGCTCAC comes from the Gadus chalcogrammus isolate NIFS_2021 chromosome 6, NIFS_Gcha_1.0, whole genome shotgun sequence genome and includes:
- the golm1 gene encoding Golgi membrane protein 1 isoform X2, translating into MGGLGNGRRGGRSPPLMIGALIACILVLGFNYWVSSSRNLELQTKLYELEGQVRQGTNERGVAELKKIEFQEQILGQKEQIQRQMEQASSIEELYKRQLEEAQSTCGKDKGTMQLNISSSTKTIQQLKGKSQISQLNGDFGMLQKQLQGCQGSLDTLNKKFTYEMTQCSTQMLSQKEVCDERVAEAQKKLDMLKQAPAVSKADTGVAPTGEEEKARKQAEEGKLGLDDTKTLPVVNHSPAQANAKEASELLTNEIIVNKGLEAPGAETPDQGLPLPESESVVRVAAARLNTLPPLEGAATPQHEGPASLKPQRSNLTEGAAVEVMDIKDEEIEEADPGLDDMLIEQDKVEAAVGQKVTEPGEYDADEQMPGGVDLEKAQNQRMENTDKEMEEEVADYNGDEDNEGEFEADKQAELAQD
- the golm1 gene encoding Golgi membrane protein 1 isoform X3, with product MGGLGNGRRGGRSPPLMIGALIACILVLGFNYWVSSSRNLELQTKLYELEGQVRQGTNERGVAELKKIEFQEQILGQKEQIQRQMEQASSIEELYKRQLEEAQSTCGKDKGTMQLNISSSTKTIQQLKGQISQLNGDFGMLQKQLQGCQGSLDTLNKKFTYEMTQCSTQMLSQKEVCDERVAEAQKKLDMLKQAPAVSKQADTGVAPTGEEEKARKQAEEGKLGLDDTKTLPVVNHSPAQANAKEASELLTNEIIVNKGLEAPGAETPDQGLPLPESESVVRVAAARLNTLPPLEGAATPQHEGPASLKPQRSNLTEGAAVEVMDIKDEEIEEADPGLDDMLIEQDKVEAAVGQKVTEPGEYDADEQMPGGVDLEKAQNQRMENTDKEMEEEVADYNGDEDNEGEFEADKQAELAQD
- the golm1 gene encoding Golgi membrane protein 1 isoform X1 gives rise to the protein MGGLGNGRRGGRSPPLMIGALIACILVLGFNYWVSSSRNLELQTKLYELEGQVRQGTNERGVAELKKIEFQEQILGQKEQIQRQMEQASSIEELYKRQLEEAQSTCGKDKGTMQLNISSSTKTIQQLKGKSQISQLNGDFGMLQKQLQGCQGSLDTLNKKFTYEMTQCSTQMLSQKEVCDERVAEAQKKLDMLKQAPAVSKQADTGVAPTGEEEKARKQAEEGKLGLDDTKTLPVVNHSPAQANAKEASELLTNEIIVNKGLEAPGAETPDQGLPLPESESVVRVAAARLNTLPPLEGAATPQHEGPASLKPQRSNLTEGAAVEVMDIKDEEIEEADPGLDDMLIEQDKVEAAVGQKVTEPGEYDADEQMPGGVDLEKAQNQRMENTDKEMEEEVADYNGDEDNEGEFEADKQAELAQD